Proteins encoded together in one Triticum dicoccoides isolate Atlit2015 ecotype Zavitan chromosome 7B, WEW_v2.0, whole genome shotgun sequence window:
- the LOC119335616 gene encoding WRKY transcription factor WRKY28-like yields MDEQWMIGQTSLSLSLNVGGPRGPPPVTRDLVEEDFMSSMKNHEVVALEAELRRVGEENRRLSDMLRALVAKYADLQGKVSGMMAAASAANNHHQSSTTSEGGSAASATRKRARSDSLDTAGRNPSPPLAAAGSSGCFAVSVTVGPDQAECTSIHEPCNSKRVRADEAKASRVSKLYVHADPSDLSLVVKDGYQWRKYGQKVTKDNPCPRAYFRCSFAPSCQVKKKVQRSAEDKAVLVATYDGDHNHAQPPKQQGSGSRKSGDAAAVRASPAPVLVQQLQRKQEALTADQVADRKNLVEQMAATLTRDPGFKAALVSALSGRIPVA; encoded by the exons ATGGACGAGCAGTGGATGATCGGGCAGACTTCCCTAAGCCTCAGCCTCAACGTCGGCGGGCCGCGAGGACCTCCTCCCGTGACCAGGGACCTCGTGGAGGAGGACTTCATGTCCTCCATGAAAAATCACGAGGTTGTGGCgctggaggcggagctccggcgagtggGCGAGGAGAACAGGAGGCTCAGCGACATGCTCCGCGCGCTGGTGGCCAAGTACGCCGACCTGCAGGGCAAGGTCAGCGGCATGATGGCGGCGGCGTCCGCTGCCAACAACCACCACCAATCGTCGACGACATCGGAGGGCGGCTCCGCGGCGTCGGCGACCAGAAAGCGCGCCCGCAGCGACAGCCTCGACACGGCCGGCCGCAACccttcgccgccgctcgccgcggcCGGCAGCAGCGGCTGCTTCGCCGTCAGCGTCACCGTCGGCCCAGACCAGGCGGAGTGCACTTCCATCCACGAACCGTGCAACAGCAAGCGCGTCCGCGCCGACGAGGCCAAGGCCAGCCGTGTCTCCAAGCTCTACGTCCACGCCGACCCCTCCGACCTCAGCCTC GTGGTGAAGGATGGGTACCAATGGCGGAAGTACGGGCAGAAGGTGACCAAGGACAACCCATGCCCGAGGGCCTACTTCCGGTGCTCTTTCGCGCCGTCGTGCCAGGTGAAGAAGAAGGTGCAGCGCAGCGCCGAGGACAAGGCCGTGCTTGTGGCCACGTACGATGGCGACCACAACCACGCGCAGCCGCCCAAGCAACAAGGCTCTGGTAGCAGGAAGAGCGGCGACGCAGCCGCCGTCCGCGCATCACCGGCGCCGGTGCTTGTCCAGCAGCTGCAGCGGAAGCAGGAAGCTTTGACGGCGGATCAGGTGGCCGATAGGAAGAACCTGGTGGAGCAGATGGCGGCGACGCTGACGAGGGACCCCGGGTTCAAGGCGGCACTCGTCTCCGCGCTCTCTGGTCGGATCCCTGTTGCTTGA